In Flavobacteriales bacterium, the following proteins share a genomic window:
- a CDS encoding T9SS type A sorting domain-containing protein — protein MKINTKYTDLLGRLVLKGTIEDEINVSGLLAGTYILRIGNESKRFVKE, from the coding sequence ATGAAGATAAATACGAAGTATACGGACCTACTTGGTAGATTAGTCCTTAAAGGCACCATAGAAGACGAAATAAACGTGTCGGGGTTGCTGGCAGGGACGTATATCTTGAGGATTGGAAATGAGTCCAAGAGGTTCGTGAAGGAGTGA